Proteins found in one Strigops habroptila isolate Jane chromosome W, bStrHab1.2.pri, whole genome shotgun sequence genomic segment:
- the LOC115619148 gene encoding activated RNA polymerase II transcriptional coactivator p15-like has product MPKSKELVSSSSSASDSDSEVDKKVKRKKQAAPEKPVKKQKTGESSKGTAASKQSSDRDENMFQIGKMRYVSVRDFKGKVLIDIREYWMDQEGEMKPGRKGISLNPEQWNQLKEQISDIDDAVRKL; this is encoded by the exons ATGCCTAAGTCAAAGGAACTTGTGTCTTCAAGTTCATCTGCTAGTGATTCAGATAGCGAAGTTGACAAAAAG GTAAAGCggaaaaagcaagcagctccAGAAAAGcctgtaaagaaacaaaagactgGTGAAAGTTCCAAAGGCACAGCTGCTTCTAAGCAAAGCAGTGACAGAGATGAGAATATGTTTCAG ATTGGCAAAATGAGGTATGTCAGTGTTCGTGACTTTAAAGGGAAAGTCTTAATTGATATTAGAGAATATTGGATGGATCAAGAAGGTGAAATGAAGCCTGGCAGAAAAG gTATTTCTCTAAATCCAGAACAGTGGAACCAGCTGAAGGAACAAATTTCTGATATTGATGATGCAGTAAGAAAACTGTAA